The following are encoded together in the Leptospira brenneri genome:
- a CDS encoding 2-oxoglutarate dehydrogenase E1 component, whose translation MTTDQMMSLYGDNVVLLEEYYKQFKEDPQSLSKDWIDFFGELERTSVSSNGTSNGNGFNGNGYVNYASTEHRKGSSLSDFGIINLLNAYRRQGHLAANLDPLGINKPNREFIDLKVKALKSSDLETEVDSGVANLGKAKLKDVIDWFEKTYCGSIGCEHYYLVNDEEREWLQNRMEPLANNEPISKKTALRLFEKLYQADSFENFLAKKFVGKKRFSLEGGETMIPMLDTLVEEAGGHKMDALVIGMAHRGRLNVLVNIIRKPAGLIFAEFEEKLNPGQLGYADVKYHLGYSNNVMTHYGKEVKLSLAFNPSHLEAVDPVIFGSVRARQEMAKDMDRSKFMPVAIHGDAAFAGQGVVAETLNMMNLDGYTVGGTFHIVINNQIGFTTLPSESRSTLYATDLAKGFQVPIFHVNGDDPEATYRVTKLALEYRQKFKKDVIIDLICYRRLGHNETDEPTFTQPQMYDIIKKHPKTISIYEEKLLQRGDITPEEIQFIKDGIQQGLETSFQQAKEKDTRITVDTLGGVWSRYTKEPLDSDVHTQLLQQQLGGIVKAVTTLPEGYTANPKHIKVLEDRKKMGAGELPIDWGFAESLSFGSILENGFPIRLGGQDAQRGTFSHRHATLSDIVNGKKLTLLNHISDKQAKIDIVNSSLSEYSCLGFEYGYSLADPNSLVMWEAQFGDFANNAQVIFDQFISSSEIKWQRMSGLVCLLPHGYEGQGPEHSSARLERFLQLCALDNIQVANLTTPAQYFHILRRQILQSFRKPLIIMTPKSLLRLKDAASSLEDITTGAFKKILPDPIAKPEKVEKLLFCSGKVYYDLRKAIDTQKLENVAVVRIEQLYPFPENHIKQMITSYGKLKKFVWVQEEPKNQGAWFFVRDRIEAVMPENKRLHYAGRSEFPSPACGHVVTHLKEQEDLVKDALS comes from the coding sequence ATGACAACCGACCAGATGATGAGTTTATACGGCGATAACGTCGTATTATTGGAAGAGTATTACAAACAATTCAAAGAAGATCCGCAAAGTCTGAGTAAAGACTGGATTGATTTTTTCGGAGAACTCGAAAGGACTTCCGTTTCCAGCAATGGAACAAGTAACGGAAATGGTTTCAACGGGAATGGATATGTAAATTACGCATCCACAGAACATAGAAAAGGTTCCTCACTCAGCGATTTCGGTATCATCAACCTCCTCAATGCTTACAGAAGACAAGGCCACTTAGCTGCCAACCTCGATCCTCTGGGAATCAACAAACCCAACCGCGAATTTATCGATCTCAAAGTCAAAGCTCTCAAATCCAGTGACTTGGAAACAGAAGTAGACTCAGGAGTTGCTAATTTAGGAAAAGCCAAACTAAAAGATGTCATCGATTGGTTTGAAAAAACCTACTGTGGATCGATTGGTTGTGAACACTACTACCTCGTCAATGATGAGGAACGTGAGTGGCTACAAAACCGTATGGAGCCACTTGCAAATAACGAACCTATCAGCAAAAAGACCGCCTTACGTTTGTTTGAAAAACTTTATCAAGCTGATAGTTTTGAAAACTTCCTCGCCAAAAAATTCGTAGGGAAAAAAAGATTTTCTCTCGAAGGTGGAGAAACCATGATCCCCATGCTTGATACCCTTGTGGAAGAAGCAGGTGGTCATAAAATGGATGCTCTTGTCATTGGAATGGCACACCGTGGCCGGCTGAATGTTCTTGTAAATATCATCCGTAAACCAGCAGGACTTATCTTTGCTGAGTTTGAAGAAAAACTGAATCCAGGCCAACTCGGTTATGCAGACGTAAAATACCATCTTGGGTATTCGAACAATGTCATGACTCATTACGGGAAAGAAGTCAAACTCTCCCTTGCCTTCAACCCGTCACACTTAGAAGCAGTTGACCCTGTGATTTTTGGATCGGTGCGTGCTCGCCAAGAAATGGCAAAAGATATGGACCGTTCTAAGTTTATGCCAGTGGCCATCCATGGGGATGCTGCCTTTGCAGGACAAGGTGTTGTGGCAGAAACTCTCAACATGATGAACTTAGATGGTTATACTGTGGGTGGAACCTTCCACATTGTGATCAATAACCAAATTGGATTTACCACTCTTCCAAGTGAATCCAGATCGACTTTATATGCAACTGACCTTGCCAAAGGATTTCAAGTTCCGATTTTCCACGTAAATGGAGATGATCCGGAAGCAACTTACCGCGTCACAAAACTCGCGTTAGAATACAGACAAAAATTCAAAAAAGATGTGATCATCGACCTTATCTGTTACAGAAGGCTTGGACATAACGAAACGGATGAACCAACTTTCACACAACCACAGATGTATGATATCATCAAAAAACATCCAAAAACCATCAGCATCTACGAAGAGAAATTGTTACAACGGGGAGATATCACACCAGAGGAAATCCAATTCATCAAAGACGGAATCCAACAAGGTCTTGAAACTTCCTTCCAACAAGCAAAAGAAAAAGACACTCGCATCACAGTAGACACTCTGGGTGGCGTTTGGTCTAGATACACCAAAGAACCACTAGATTCTGATGTTCACACACAACTTCTCCAACAACAGTTAGGTGGGATTGTCAAAGCAGTCACAACACTTCCAGAAGGATACACGGCGAATCCAAAACATATCAAAGTTTTAGAAGACCGTAAAAAAATGGGAGCCGGCGAACTTCCCATCGACTGGGGATTTGCAGAGTCACTTTCCTTTGGTTCCATTTTAGAAAATGGATTTCCAATCCGACTTGGGGGACAAGATGCACAAAGGGGAACTTTCTCCCATAGACATGCGACTCTTTCCGACATTGTGAATGGGAAAAAACTCACCCTCCTCAATCACATCAGCGACAAACAAGCCAAGATCGATATCGTAAACTCTTCTCTTTCTGAATATTCATGTCTCGGATTTGAATATGGATACTCTCTTGCCGATCCGAATAGCCTCGTGATGTGGGAAGCACAGTTTGGTGACTTTGCAAACAATGCTCAAGTCATCTTTGACCAGTTTATTTCCAGTTCGGAAATCAAATGGCAAAGGATGTCCGGTCTTGTTTGTTTGCTTCCCCATGGATATGAAGGCCAAGGCCCAGAACACTCTTCCGCAAGGCTCGAGCGTTTCCTCCAACTTTGTGCTTTGGACAATATCCAAGTGGCAAACTTAACCACACCGGCACAGTATTTCCATATCCTACGTAGACAAATCTTACAAAGTTTCAGAAAACCGCTCATCATCATGACACCGAAGTCCCTACTTCGTTTGAAAGATGCAGCTTCTAGTTTGGAAGACATCACAACAGGAGCTTTTAAAAAGATCCTTCCTGATCCGATAGCAAAACCAGAAAAAGTAGAGAAGTTACTTTTCTGTTCCGGAAAAGTTTACTATGATCTTCGTAAGGCGATTGATACCCAAAAACTGGAAAATGTGGCTGTGGTTCGTATCGAACAACTTTACCCGTTCCCAGAAAACCATATCAAACAAATGATCACTAGTTACGGAAAACTGAAAAAATTTGTATGGGTACAAGAAGAACCAAAAAACCAAGGAGCATGGTTCTTTGTTCGTGACCGAATCGAAGCCGTAATGCCTGAGAACAAACGTTTGCATTATGCAGGTCGATCTGAGTTCCCAAGCCCTGCTTGTGGTCACGTGGTCACACACCTTAAAGAACAAGAAGACTTAGTAAAGGATGCATTGTCTTAA
- the lpdA gene encoding dihydrolipoyl dehydrogenase, translating to MEQFDIIVIGGGPGGYVAAVRAAQLGKKVAIIEKRKTLGGTCLNVGCIPSKALLDSSEEYHKTKHKLADHGISVKDVKIDIAKMMARKDKVVSEVTSGVDYLMKKNKITRYLGHASFVSKTEISITAEDGKKESISGTNIIIATGSTPIEIPPLPVDGKNIITSDHAIGLDSVPEHLIIVGAGVIGLELGSVWLRLGAKVTVVELMPRLFGTTDQAIASLSERLLTAQGINFLFETKVHGAKVKGKKVEVEIEGKDGKKTILEGDKVLVSIGRRPNTDGLGAKEIGVEMTDRGRVKVELNKFQTNIPNIYAIGDVVDGPMLAHKAEDEGIAVAELICGKYGHVNYKAIPSIVYTWPEVAWVGLGEEELKSKGIEYKVGKYMFKPNARAKAMNETDGQVKVIADKKTDKLLGVFIVGPRASDMIAEAAVAFEFGASAEDIARSTHAHPTLSEVLREAAMDADAKWSIHS from the coding sequence ATGGAACAATTTGATATCATTGTCATTGGTGGAGGACCTGGTGGTTATGTAGCGGCCGTTCGTGCCGCCCAACTCGGGAAAAAAGTAGCCATCATTGAAAAAAGAAAAACTCTCGGTGGGACTTGCCTCAACGTAGGTTGTATTCCTTCCAAAGCCCTTCTCGATTCTTCTGAAGAATATCATAAAACAAAACATAAATTAGCTGATCATGGAATTTCTGTAAAAGATGTCAAAATCGACATTGCAAAGATGATGGCTCGTAAAGACAAAGTGGTGAGTGAAGTAACGTCCGGTGTTGACTACCTGATGAAAAAAAATAAAATCACTCGTTACTTGGGCCATGCAAGTTTTGTTTCTAAAACAGAAATTTCGATCACTGCAGAAGATGGAAAAAAAGAATCCATCTCTGGAACGAATATCATCATTGCAACTGGATCTACACCGATTGAAATTCCTCCTCTACCTGTGGATGGAAAAAACATCATCACTTCTGACCATGCAATTGGTCTCGATTCTGTTCCCGAACACCTGATCATTGTAGGTGCTGGGGTCATTGGCCTTGAGCTCGGATCCGTTTGGTTACGACTTGGTGCCAAAGTCACTGTGGTGGAACTCATGCCACGCCTTTTTGGAACCACTGACCAAGCCATCGCCAGTTTATCAGAAAGACTTCTCACAGCCCAAGGGATTAACTTCCTTTTTGAAACCAAAGTGCACGGTGCCAAAGTAAAAGGGAAAAAAGTAGAAGTAGAGATCGAAGGCAAAGACGGGAAAAAAACCATCCTCGAAGGAGATAAGGTTCTCGTTTCCATCGGTCGCCGGCCGAACACAGATGGCCTTGGTGCCAAAGAAATCGGGGTCGAAATGACAGACCGCGGTCGTGTGAAAGTAGAACTCAATAAATTCCAAACCAACATTCCCAATATCTATGCGATTGGGGACGTGGTCGACGGACCGATGCTCGCTCACAAAGCGGAAGACGAAGGGATCGCGGTTGCGGAACTCATTTGTGGAAAGTATGGCCATGTGAATTACAAAGCCATTCCTTCCATCGTTTACACTTGGCCAGAAGTGGCTTGGGTGGGTCTTGGAGAAGAAGAATTAAAATCCAAAGGCATTGAATACAAAGTGGGAAAATACATGTTCAAACCCAACGCTCGTGCAAAAGCCATGAACGAAACGGATGGACAAGTCAAAGTCATCGCTGACAAAAAAACGGACAAACTTCTCGGAGTGTTTATCGTAGGCCCTCGGGCTTCCGACATGATCGCAGAAGCTGCGGTTGCTTTTGAATTTGGTGCTAGTGCAGAAGACATTGCTCGTTCCACACATGCCCACCCCACTCTTTCCGAAGTACTTCGGGAAGCTGCCATGGATGCCGACGCTAAATGGTCCATCCATTCTTAA
- the odhB gene encoding 2-oxoglutarate dehydrogenase complex dihydrolipoyllysine-residue succinyltransferase, giving the protein MAIEIKVPEMGESVTEATISAWTKKEGDAVKVDEVLAILETDKVSLEIPAPTSGVLKSITKKVGDVVHVRDIIGAIEEGAVASTPASSSAPAPKAETSAPQPNTGKVNEDLPPAAKKLIEENKLDVSKITGTGRNGQITKEDVILFMEKGGANAASAAAPKAAASPEIPKAVVVSTNSGPRETVVPMTKLRQTIANRLVSAQHTAAILTTFNEVDMSPIMELRSKYKDKFKETHGVGLGFMSLFTKAVVAALKAYPAINAEIRGTDIVYKNFYDIGVAVGGPKGLVVPIVRNADLLSFAGVEQEIARLAGKVKDGKISLEDMEGGTFSISNGGVYGSMMSTPILNPPQSGILGMHNIVKRAVVVNDQIVIRPMMYLALSYDHRIVDGKEAVQFLVKIKEMVEDPTRLLFEV; this is encoded by the coding sequence ATGGCAATAGAAATCAAAGTCCCCGAGATGGGGGAATCCGTAACCGAAGCAACCATCAGTGCTTGGACCAAAAAAGAAGGCGATGCTGTAAAAGTAGACGAAGTGCTCGCTATTTTAGAAACAGACAAAGTCTCATTAGAAATTCCCGCTCCCACTTCTGGGGTTTTAAAATCCATCACCAAAAAGGTGGGGGATGTGGTTCATGTGCGTGACATCATTGGCGCCATTGAAGAAGGTGCTGTGGCTTCTACACCAGCAAGTTCTAGTGCTCCGGCTCCGAAAGCAGAAACCTCTGCCCCTCAACCTAACACGGGCAAAGTGAATGAAGATCTTCCTCCTGCTGCAAAAAAGCTCATCGAAGAAAATAAATTAGACGTATCGAAAATTACAGGAACCGGTCGTAACGGCCAGATCACAAAAGAAGATGTGATCCTCTTTATGGAAAAAGGTGGCGCTAACGCTGCAAGCGCTGCAGCACCTAAAGCGGCCGCAAGTCCAGAAATTCCAAAAGCAGTTGTGGTTTCGACAAACTCCGGCCCAAGAGAAACCGTTGTGCCGATGACAAAACTTCGCCAAACAATCGCTAATCGATTAGTAAGTGCACAACATACGGCAGCCATTCTCACTACGTTCAACGAAGTAGATATGTCTCCGATTATGGAACTTCGCAGTAAATACAAAGACAAGTTCAAAGAAACTCACGGTGTGGGTCTTGGATTCATGTCTCTTTTCACCAAAGCCGTTGTGGCAGCACTGAAAGCTTATCCTGCGATCAATGCAGAGATTCGTGGAACAGATATCGTCTACAAAAACTTCTATGATATCGGTGTGGCAGTCGGTGGACCGAAAGGACTTGTGGTTCCGATTGTACGTAATGCTGACCTACTCAGCTTTGCTGGAGTCGAACAAGAAATCGCAAGACTTGCCGGCAAAGTGAAAGATGGGAAAATCTCTCTCGAAGATATGGAAGGCGGAACTTTCTCTATTTCGAACGGAGGAGTTTATGGTTCGATGATGTCGACACCAATCCTCAACCCACCACAATCCGGAATCCTCGGAATGCATAATATCGTCAAACGCGCAGTAGTTGTGAATGACCAAATTGTGATTCGCCCTATGATGTATCTCGCTCTTTCTTATGACCATAGAATTGTGGATGGAAAAGAAGCAGTTCAGTTCCTAGTCAAAATCAAAGAAATGGTAGAGGACCCAACTAGACTCCTCTTTGAGGTATAA
- a CDS encoding gamma carbonic anhydrase family protein, translating into MIRSFQGHTPSLHPTAWVAPSADILGKVTIGEESSIWFQCVLRGDVNTITIGKHVNIQDMTLVHVARDLYPVTIGDYVSIGHHATIHGCVLKDHSFVGMGAMLMDDVEIGEWSFVGAGSLVPPGKKIPPGVLIMGSPAKIIRDITEKDREIITRTASNYAKYKENYRNEGIGGTSLS; encoded by the coding sequence ATGATCCGTTCTTTCCAAGGCCATACACCTTCCCTCCACCCTACGGCCTGGGTGGCACCCTCTGCCGATATACTTGGAAAAGTCACAATTGGCGAAGAGTCTTCTATTTGGTTCCAATGCGTACTCCGTGGTGACGTAAATACCATCACCATTGGCAAACATGTGAACATCCAAGATATGACTTTGGTACATGTAGCAAGAGATTTGTATCCTGTGACCATCGGAGATTATGTATCCATCGGCCACCATGCAACCATTCACGGCTGTGTTTTGAAAGACCATAGTTTTGTAGGGATGGGGGCAATGCTTATGGACGATGTCGAGATCGGCGAATGGTCTTTTGTGGGAGCAGGGTCTCTCGTTCCTCCGGGAAAAAAAATTCCACCGGGAGTTCTCATCATGGGAAGCCCCGCAAAAATCATCAGAGACATCACGGAGAAAGACCGCGAAATCATCACCCGCACGGCAAGTAACTACGCTAAGTATAAAGAAAACTATCGAAATGAAGGCATCGGGGGCACATCCCTTTCCTAA
- a CDS encoding methyl-accepting chemotaxis protein, which translates to MKNVKVNSVENVLTESDVIISRTDSKGLITYVSPDFARISEYSAEEMIGKPHNIVRHPDMPKVVFEELWDFIKAGLPWTGAVKNRAKSGNYYWVDATITPILNADHKVVGYVSVRKKLVDEKKEYYEHLYQKMGKRSFTFGKKGKVIKNLRTVKFVDTLFVFLSSLPFLALFIFQSPESPLFCGTLFLLQTVISSSFVFILSRKNKRLQKATESVISVSSGRFQYPDHFNNDSRDEVKIMLLSMKSMSINLWGIISQIQKATNVSIRISKELTDLTNHFFTSTHSMASGSEEAAACMEELTSALTNIKQITASHSVIMSDMKDYMNAVNQNLNGTQSALKGLGELSARSTEKADLGKKKIADSLEGIEAIKEVSNKILNIVSIITEIADRTNLLSLNASIEAARAGHVGAGFAIVAKEMMNLNEQIGVSAEEIKTYVDETMSVIRDTSTKVKDASLEIFSSSDMFYEMKSILNKVSASLYHDLQESTRVKLKLESVEDQVKQIDHSVLEANLAAKQISNILLGLSEQAQVIAFKSETLHEKSSLVVSEPKKIMDLVEHYHTGKTEVLEITA; encoded by the coding sequence TTGAAAAATGTAAAAGTGAATTCAGTGGAAAATGTTCTTACCGAATCGGATGTGATCATCTCTCGCACCGATTCCAAAGGTTTGATTACTTATGTGTCTCCAGACTTCGCACGTATTTCTGAATACAGTGCAGAGGAAATGATTGGGAAGCCCCATAACATTGTGAGACATCCCGATATGCCTAAAGTGGTATTTGAAGAGCTTTGGGACTTCATTAAAGCGGGACTTCCTTGGACGGGTGCTGTTAAAAATAGAGCTAAATCAGGAAACTACTATTGGGTGGATGCCACCATCACACCCATCTTAAACGCAGACCACAAAGTAGTGGGTTATGTTTCCGTTCGGAAAAAATTAGTGGATGAAAAAAAAGAATACTACGAACATTTGTATCAAAAAATGGGGAAACGTTCTTTCACTTTTGGTAAAAAAGGGAAGGTAATTAAAAATCTTCGAACTGTTAAGTTCGTCGATACTCTTTTTGTTTTTTTAAGTTCGTTACCGTTTCTTGCTCTATTTATCTTTCAGTCACCAGAATCACCATTGTTTTGTGGGACTTTGTTCCTATTGCAGACAGTGATTTCTTCTTCTTTTGTTTTTATTCTTTCTCGTAAAAATAAAAGGTTACAAAAAGCTACTGAGTCGGTGATCTCTGTTTCATCTGGAAGGTTCCAGTACCCGGATCATTTCAATAATGATAGTCGTGACGAAGTAAAAATCATGTTACTATCTATGAAAAGTATGAGTATTAACCTTTGGGGGATCATCTCTCAAATCCAAAAGGCAACGAATGTTTCCATTCGAATTTCAAAAGAATTGACAGACCTCACAAACCATTTCTTTACATCAACACATTCGATGGCTTCCGGTAGTGAAGAAGCGGCCGCTTGTATGGAGGAACTCACTTCCGCACTTACAAATATCAAACAAATTACGGCAAGTCATTCCGTCATCATGTCGGACATGAAAGATTATATGAATGCAGTGAACCAAAACTTAAATGGAACACAGAGTGCTTTGAAGGGATTGGGCGAATTGTCTGCTAGATCTACAGAAAAAGCTGATTTAGGAAAGAAGAAAATTGCTGATTCCTTGGAAGGAATTGAGGCAATTAAAGAAGTTTCGAATAAAATTTTGAATATAGTATCTATTATCACTGAAATTGCTGATCGAACCAACTTACTTTCATTAAATGCATCCATTGAAGCTGCACGTGCCGGTCATGTAGGTGCAGGATTTGCCATTGTCGCAAAAGAAATGATGAATTTAAATGAACAAATTGGTGTTTCTGCCGAAGAGATAAAAACCTATGTAGATGAAACAATGTCAGTGATTCGCGATACATCCACCAAAGTAAAGGATGCATCTTTAGAAATTTTTTCTTCATCAGATATGTTTTATGAAATGAAATCCATTTTAAATAAGGTTTCTGCTTCTTTGTATCACGATTTACAGGAGTCAACACGAGTGAAGTTGAAGTTGGAATCGGTGGAAGATCAGGTAAAACAAATCGATCATTCTGTTTTAGAAGCAAATTTAGCTGCCAAACAGATCTCCAATATCCTTCTTGGATTGTCAGAACAAGCGCAAGTCATTGCTTTTAAATCGGAAACTTTACATGAAAAAAGTAGTCTAGTAGTTTCCGAACCTAAAAAGATAATGGATTTGGTAGAACATTATCATACAGGGAAAACGGAAGTTTTGGAAATCACAGCCTAA